In Wenyingzhuangia fucanilytica, the following are encoded in one genomic region:
- a CDS encoding GumC family protein translates to MENNIENIYNKENDSINIRAEVEKYLIHWKWFVISVIVCVTIAVFYAKSQVNIFKTNATVLVKEEGSAASELQVFQDLASLGAGAKNNVIDEIEILKSRTLAEAYVRALNLNFAVYQQQGLKKVEQFEVTPINYQVLSDQNNFYELDTIIDITILNDQQFEYQVEGQDELKSAKFGEKIKIDQYEFLFIPEFKKFEENRNNSYEVVFTKLAASIEKFKNKISVSPVDDSNIITVSLQYPIKTKAQLVLNTMIDLYNQMSVEDKNQVGKKTDTFIEERLAGIKRELDEVDQLEEVYKKDKQITDIEVQARVFVDGKSLNDQEILKRTTALSVVNYMISSIDDQKEDFELLPTSIGIEDNIQLSASVANYNQLLLNRNKYPKENPIVQNLNVELANLRENIKRSLKNNKKQLEIGLASLKEKEKEFEGEISSMPQKIREYRTILRRQEIIAQLYSYLLQKKEENKISMAVTVPNAKIIDRAYSDKNAVAPKKAMIALAGLIIGIIIPFGVIYIRELLDTKFHSRAELEKYVSTPILGDIPFDKSEEKVIIKQGSRTSSAEAFRLLRTNLDFILSGVTDKSKVIFVTSTISGEGKTFISVNSASSIALTGKKVLLVGMDLRAPKITQYLGLPNRSGVSNYLIGQEDKITDLVFPLQGFENLDVLSSGIVPPNPAELLLSARLQKMFEELREQYDYIIVDTAPVNLVTDTLMMSKHADMFVYVARANYLDKRMLEMSQKLYQEKRLPNMAMLINGMDHERVYGYGVYGYGGYGYPDEEEDKSFIKKIFRL, encoded by the coding sequence ATGGAAAACAATATAGAAAATATTTATAATAAGGAAAACGATTCTATCAACATTAGGGCGGAGGTAGAAAAATATTTAATTCACTGGAAATGGTTTGTTATATCTGTAATTGTTTGTGTTACAATAGCGGTGTTTTATGCAAAGTCACAAGTAAATATTTTTAAAACAAATGCTACCGTTTTAGTCAAAGAAGAAGGAAGTGCAGCCTCTGAATTACAAGTCTTTCAAGATTTGGCCTCTCTTGGGGCGGGGGCAAAAAACAATGTGATAGATGAAATTGAAATTTTAAAATCGAGAACCTTGGCAGAGGCTTATGTAAGAGCTTTAAACTTAAATTTTGCTGTATATCAACAACAGGGTTTAAAAAAGGTTGAGCAGTTTGAAGTTACACCAATAAATTACCAGGTGCTATCTGATCAAAATAATTTTTATGAATTAGATACCATCATTGATATAACTATATTAAACGATCAGCAGTTTGAATATCAAGTAGAAGGGCAGGATGAATTAAAGTCGGCTAAATTTGGAGAAAAAATAAAGATTGATCAGTACGAATTTTTATTCATACCGGAGTTTAAAAAATTTGAGGAGAATAGAAATAATTCTTATGAAGTGGTATTTACCAAACTAGCGGCTTCAATTGAAAAATTTAAGAACAAAATATCAGTAAGTCCAGTAGATGATTCAAATATAATAACTGTTTCACTACAGTATCCGATAAAAACAAAAGCTCAGTTGGTATTAAACACAATGATTGATTTGTACAATCAAATGTCTGTTGAAGATAAAAACCAAGTAGGAAAGAAAACAGATACTTTTATTGAAGAACGTTTGGCAGGGATCAAAAGAGAGTTAGACGAAGTTGATCAATTAGAGGAAGTTTATAAGAAAGACAAGCAGATTACAGATATAGAGGTACAAGCAAGAGTGTTTGTTGATGGAAAATCCTTAAATGATCAAGAAATTCTAAAAAGAACTACAGCGCTAAGTGTTGTGAATTATATGATTTCTAGTATAGATGATCAAAAAGAGGATTTTGAATTATTACCTACGAGTATCGGTATTGAGGATAATATACAGTTAAGTGCTTCAGTAGCCAATTACAATCAGTTATTGTTAAATAGAAACAAATACCCTAAAGAAAACCCTATTGTCCAAAATTTAAATGTGGAGTTGGCAAATTTAAGGGAGAATATAAAAAGATCTTTAAAAAACAACAAAAAGCAATTAGAAATAGGCTTGGCTTCTTTAAAAGAGAAAGAAAAAGAGTTTGAGGGAGAAATATCTTCAATGCCTCAAAAAATTCGTGAATATCGTACGATCTTAAGAAGACAAGAAATCATTGCACAGTTATATTCTTATTTATTGCAAAAAAAAGAAGAGAATAAAATATCTATGGCAGTTACAGTGCCAAATGCAAAAATTATAGACAGGGCTTATAGTGATAAAAACGCAGTAGCACCTAAAAAAGCAATGATAGCTTTAGCAGGGTTAATTATAGGTATTATTATTCCGTTTGGAGTGATTTATATAAGAGAATTATTAGATACCAAATTCCATTCTAGAGCTGAATTAGAAAAATATGTGTCGACACCTATTTTGGGAGATATTCCTTTTGATAAGTCAGAGGAAAAAGTAATTATCAAACAAGGTAGTAGAACTAGTTCTGCCGAAGCTTTTAGGTTGTTAAGAACCAATTTAGACTTTATCCTTTCGGGAGTTACAGATAAGTCTAAAGTGATTTTTGTAACCTCTACGATTTCTGGAGAAGGAAAGACCTTTATTTCGGTAAATTCAGCCTCTTCAATTGCGTTAACAGGTAAAAAAGTATTACTGGTGGGAATGGATTTACGTGCTCCCAAAATTACCCAGTATTTAGGGTTGCCAAATAGAAGTGGAGTAAGTAATTATTTAATTGGTCAAGAAGATAAAATTACAGATTTGGTCTTCCCTTTACAAGGTTTCGAAAATTTAGATGTTTTAAGTTCTGGTATTGTACCTCCAAACCCTGCTGAGTTATTGTTAAGTGCTAGGTTACAAAAAATGTTTGAGGAGCTAAGAGAACAATATGATTATATCATTGTTGATACAGCTCCAGTAAATTTGGTAACAGATACTTTAATGATGAGTAAACACGCAGATATGTTTGTATATGTTGCTAGAGCAAATTACTTAGATAAGCGTATGTTAGAAATGTCTCAAAAATTATATCAAGAAAAACGTTTGCCAAACATGGCGATGTTAATCAATGGTATGGATCATGAAAGAGTTTATGGTTATGGAGTATATGGTTATGGAGGATATGGATATCCAGATGAAGAAGAAGACAAGAGTTTCATTAAAAAAATATTTAGATTATAA